The sequence TTTGACTTCAGCCAGAAAAAGAAACGGTCTAGAGGAAGATgctaaatagataaaaataaagaattggtATACCATGGTTGTTATTTTGACCATAGGATAGATATAGTTCTCTTGGCCCTCCCTTTCGGGTGCAATTACGTTTGTTGTTGTCGTACTAAATTTTAACCCCGTTATCCTATCCACCACCTTCTTCAATCCTGTTCATTGCCTCCTTCGTTCTCTATTTCCGGGTAACTCACGGAGGACGACAACTCCGTTGTGGTCTCTTCCTTCTCCTCGATCCGGCtattcttcttcaaaaatatattccTAATTATCTTGTACTGGATAGTTAGAATTTATTGAAGATTTATATAGCTGATCCAACTTATTTATGATTGAGGCATTCAACAAAATTCATTTATTCTGGaatttctatcttcttcaaaaGCTATCAGGATTTATCACATTAGTCCGAAATTAAAACATTATTCTTTGATTGATTTGATTTAAACCATTTTTTTGGTTTCCTCTAGCCACATCTTCACCTTCAAATTTTAATTGATCATTTCGTGCGTGCATGCATGCAGAATGCTCCATTTGGTGCATGCATGAAACTCATTATGTCATCTCTCAACTATCACACATGCAATCAGGCGGAGCTATAGGTGGATGTAGAATGTTTACTGAGTTCTCTTTATCGAAAAATTGCATCTCATAAAATGATTCTTTTTTCTTCATGTGTACAAATTCTTGAATCGCCTTAACATCGGagcaattcaaaaattaatttggcaTAGGGGGGGATTTTTGTTAAGCCCCACATCAGAATTCTTGGCTCTGTCACGTAAAGTGCATGCAATGCATTGGTGGCAGAGCCCATTCTCATCTTCCACTCGGACCTCATCACCCTCCAATAGAAAGGTTCATTCCGATGATAGTGTGATTGTCTCTCGCGGAGGCACTACCCGTGGCGTCCTTAAATCAGCTCTCTTCGGCACCCAAATATCACGTAAGAAGAAGAAGCCCCAGCACCGTGGGGACCACAATGTCGACGATGACTGGCGTTCTCAGTGTTCGTATGAAAATTCTACGGCAGAAGGACGTCCTCGCCCACAGCCCCTCCCGTTGCCGGACTTGCACGCTATGCTCCACCATCATCCCAATTTGGTTCAAGCCCCCAGTGTTCCACTTCCTTCGCCTAGACAAGGAATTTCGCATCATAAAGGTGGAGAGGAAACAGATAGAGATAGGCTGGATGGTTTTAATGTCGACGTCTATCATCATAATGGCGGAGCAACACGAGAGGGGTATGTGAAAATTTCTCAATATTTGCAGtattgtttcttatttttctcaaataaatctctttttctcatcaactcaatttaCAATTTGTGTAGATACAGAAACCCTTTGTTCTGTGTTATAACATCTTTGAATTATTAGGTGTCTAAATATCTTTTTCCATGAATAATTTGGGCATTTTACAAGCAAATATTTTAGGATTGTAGTTGGCTGACAGTCATCATGTTTTTGAACAATTTCATAATACTCTAAAAAGGGAAGCCCGGTgcctaaagctcccgctatgcgcagggttcgGGAAAAGGCCCCATCACAaaggtgtattgtacgcaaccttacctttcATTTCTGCCAAGGGCTATTTCTAaagcttgaacctgtgacctcctggtccCAATTTCCTAATAATctatgtcccaatttatgtggcacggTTGGAATTTCAACATGCAAACTTCTGAACTTTGATCATGGATTTGGACATAGAAACTTTAAGTTTTCCGAAATAAAACTTATGTATCTGATTGTACAAATCCAATATTGTTGTTCTTTCCTTTATATTTCAGCAGATTATTAGGTCAAGATACTCGAAAGAGAACAGTTCACTCTGTAACTCCCTTCTCCAGGAAGATGCCTCCACGGATGCTGCTAGTCCCGGAAAGAATTCCTCCTGACTTTTGGACTAGTGCTCCAACTAGTCCTTATGCAAGTCCTGCACATAGCCAACTGAAAGGTGGTGATCATACAACGAGTCCTGTTTTTTCCACACTCCCAGGTGTTTTTCAAGTTTGGTCTGCCCCTGAGATGCCTCCTTCAGATGCTCCTCATGGCTTAGGTTTCTCTTATAACCATGCTTTTAGTAGTGTTGATAACTCTCCTCTTCATAGTCCAAGATTAAGTCCTCAGCGTAGATCCAGGAGTCCAAGTGGATCTGCTTCACCTTTACATTATCCACTGTCAAATGATCATAGCCCAGTGGCACGTCGGGAGAATTGTGCTCAAGGCAATGTCTATCCTTTACCCCTTCCTCCTCTTGCTAGTCCTCCCGTTTCACCACCTACCCCTAAAGCAGATATAACGCCTATTAAAGGTCAgtggaagaaaggaaagcttattGGACGTGGGACATTTGGAAGTGTTTACGTAGCATCAAACAGGTATATAAATGTCATTGATGCTATAGCTTGCTGATTGAACAAAAGTTCTTTAACTATACCAGTGTATATAACTTAAATCCTTCAGCATTTTCTAGTGTAACTCCATGAATTATTCTTAACCAGAGAGACAGGAGCTTTATGTGCGTTGAAAGAAGTTGAATTATTACCAGATGACCCAAAATCTGCTGAGTCTATAAGGCAGCTAGAACAGGTCAGATTTCGTGCACCGTCTTTGTTTCATAATCCTTGAATACTTTGGATTCTCCGTACACATTTTGATTGGTGATATTAAAAATCATTAATAACACTGCATTGCTTGAATCGGCTGAAATATTTGAAGTTCGGGGTTTATCTGCATTACTGCCTGTGATATTTCAAGATAAGAAAAACTTGGCTAATAAAGGACCCGAAAGGGTGGAACTAAGGGAGAAAATGAAGGCTTGTATATAAGTTTATGAATTAATGAGTGGAGATTCCATACCTTTTCACTTTAACCTGCAACGGAAAATTGATTTCTCTGGCTTTCTCAGGAAGTTAGTTTTACAACCATGTTTTTGGTTATTTTCACGAGTACTTGAAGCTGAATTCATTTCGATGCAGAACGCCCCATACGTTTCAACCTTGAGATTGTTTCAACTTTTTGTAATCTTTATTCTTTATGTTGGTCCAGGAGATCAATGTACTCAGCCATCTCAAGCACCCAAACATTGTCCAGTATTATGGCAGTGAAATAGTAAGAAATTGTTATTTACAAGAAGTTACAAACTTGATTCACCCTTGCAGGTACTCTTCAATGAAAGTGTTTTCTTCGTTAACATTGCAGGTTGATGACCGGTTTTACATTTATCTGGAATATGTTCATCCCGGTTCTATCAATAAATTTATCCAAGACCATTGTGGAGAAATGACAGAATCTATTGTGAGGAATTTCACTCGTCATATTCTTTGTGGGTTAGCTTACTTGCATAGTAAAAAAACCATTCACAGGTATTAGTCAGATATTCAACTATGACAGAAATAAGATATTGAACCTTCTGAAGaacaattttgaaatattttcttttatagggACATTAAAGGAGCTAATTTGCTTGTTGATGCTTATGGGGTTGTCAAGCTCGCAGATTTTGGGATGGCTAAGCATGTACGTTACTCTATCTCAAGTCCTTTATCAGTTTGCAGTTCTTTTTTTAGTAAAGAATGTTTTATTCAATAGAATGTAATGATTGATCAATAGATCATTGTATTTTACATGGTAAATCTCTTTGCTGTTTAAACTTCCTTCTGTTTTATTCAATAGAATGTAATGATTGATCAATAGATCATTGTATTTTACATGGTAAATCTCTTTGCTGTTTAAACTTCCTTCTGTTTCTGCAATAATAGCTGTAAATGTCTTTATATGATTGCAATTACTTATCTTGCGGATTTGGGGGAA comes from Capsicum annuum cultivar UCD-10X-F1 chromosome 2, UCD10Xv1.1, whole genome shotgun sequence and encodes:
- the LOC107853292 gene encoding mitogen-activated protein kinase kinase kinase 5 isoform X1, with protein sequence MHWWQSPFSSSTRTSSPSNRKVHSDDSVIVSRGGTTRGVLKSALFGTQISRKKKKPQHRGDHNVDDDWRSQCSYENSTAEGRPRPQPLPLPDLHAMLHHHPNLVQAPSVPLPSPRQGISHHKGGEETDRDRLDGFNVDVYHHNGGATREGRLLGQDTRKRTVHSVTPFSRKMPPRMLLVPERIPPDFWTSAPTSPYASPAHSQLKGGDHTTSPVFSTLPGVFQVWSAPEMPPSDAPHGLGFSYNHAFSSVDNSPLHSPRLSPQRRSRSPSGSASPLHYPLSNDHSPVARRENCAQGNVYPLPLPPLASPPVSPPTPKADITPIKGQWKKGKLIGRGTFGSVYVASNRETGALCALKEVELLPDDPKSAESIRQLEQEINVLSHLKHPNIVQYYGSEIVDDRFYIYLEYVHPGSINKFIQDHCGEMTESIVRNFTRHILCGLAYLHSKKTIHRDIKGANLLVDAYGVVKLADFGMAKHLNGHSANLSLKGSPYWMAPEVLPSIARFSNYVVSLPTAYVFCFLQLLQSVMQRDNSNDLALAIDIWSLGCTIIEMLNGKPPWNEYEAAAAMFKVLRDTPPIPETLSPEGKDFLHCCFRRNPAERPSASMLLEHQFVRISHHPEVPSFVEQLNGIKLTEKLHTQIEQLSYKLDSVHVSLER
- the LOC107853292 gene encoding mitogen-activated protein kinase kinase kinase 5 isoform X3, whose translation is MHWWQSPFSSSTRTSSPSNRKVHSDDSVIVSRGGTTRGVLKSALFGTQISRKKKKPQHRGDHNVDDDWRSQCSYENSTAEGRPRPQPLPLPDLHAMLHHHPNLVQAPSVPLPSPRQGISHHKGGEETDRDRLDGFNVDVYHHNGGATREGKMPPRMLLVPERIPPDFWTSAPTSPYASPAHSQLKGGDHTTSPVFSTLPGVFQVWSAPEMPPSDAPHGLGFSYNHAFSSVDNSPLHSPRLSPQRRSRSPSGSASPLHYPLSNDHSPVARRENCAQGNVYPLPLPPLASPPVSPPTPKADITPIKGQWKKGKLIGRGTFGSVYVASNRETGALCALKEVELLPDDPKSAESIRQLEQEINVLSHLKHPNIVQYYGSEIVDDRFYIYLEYVHPGSINKFIQDHCGEMTESIVRNFTRHILCGLAYLHSKKTIHRDIKGANLLVDAYGVVKLADFGMAKHLNGHSANLSLKGSPYWMAPEVLPSIARFSNYVVSLPTAYVFCFLQLLQSVMQRDNSNDLALAIDIWSLGCTIIEMLNGKPPWNEYEAAAAMFKVLRDTPPIPETLSPEGKDFLHCCFRRNPAERPSASMLLEHQFVRISHHPEVPSFVEQLNGIKLTEKLHTQIEQLSYKLDSVHVSLER
- the LOC107853292 gene encoding mitogen-activated protein kinase kinase kinase 5 isoform X5 → MHWWQSPFSSSTRTSSPSNRKVHSDDSVIVSRGGTTRGVLKSALFGTQISRKKKKPQHRGDHNVDDDWRSQCSYENSTAEGRPRPQPLPLPDLHAMLHHHPNLVQAPSVPLPSPRQGISHHKGGEETDRDRLDGFNVDVYHHNGGATREGLLGQDTRKRTVHSVTPFSRKMPPRMLLVPERIPPDFWTSAPTSPYASPAHSQLKGGDHTTSPVFSTLPGVFQVWSAPEMPPSDAPHGLGFSYNHAFSSVDNSPLHSPRLSPQRRSRSPSGSASPLHYPLSNDHSPVARRENCAQGNVYPLPLPPLASPPVSPPTPKADITPIKGQWKKGKLIGRGTFGSVYVASNRETGALCALKEVELLPDDPKSAESIRQLEQEINVLSHLKHPNIVQYYGSEIVDDRFYIYLEYVHPGSINKFIQDHCGEMTESIVRNFTRHILCGLAYLHSKKTIHRDIKGANLLVDAYGVVKLADFGMAKHLNGHSANLSLKGSPYWMAPELLQSVMQRDNSNDLALAIDIWSLGCTIIEMLNGKPPWNEYEAAAAMFKVLRDTPPIPETLSPEGKDFLHCCFRRNPAERPSASMLLEHQFVRISHHPEVPSFVEQLNGIKLTEKLHTQIEQLSYKLDSVHVSLER
- the LOC107853292 gene encoding mitogen-activated protein kinase kinase kinase 5 isoform X2, producing MHWWQSPFSSSTRTSSPSNRKVHSDDSVIVSRGGTTRGVLKSALFGTQISRKKKKPQHRGDHNVDDDWRSQCSYENSTAEGRPRPQPLPLPDLHAMLHHHPNLVQAPSVPLPSPRQGISHHKGGEETDRDRLDGFNVDVYHHNGGATREGLLGQDTRKRTVHSVTPFSRKMPPRMLLVPERIPPDFWTSAPTSPYASPAHSQLKGGDHTTSPVFSTLPGVFQVWSAPEMPPSDAPHGLGFSYNHAFSSVDNSPLHSPRLSPQRRSRSPSGSASPLHYPLSNDHSPVARRENCAQGNVYPLPLPPLASPPVSPPTPKADITPIKGQWKKGKLIGRGTFGSVYVASNRETGALCALKEVELLPDDPKSAESIRQLEQEINVLSHLKHPNIVQYYGSEIVDDRFYIYLEYVHPGSINKFIQDHCGEMTESIVRNFTRHILCGLAYLHSKKTIHRDIKGANLLVDAYGVVKLADFGMAKHLNGHSANLSLKGSPYWMAPEVLPSIARFSNYVVSLPTAYVFCFLQLLQSVMQRDNSNDLALAIDIWSLGCTIIEMLNGKPPWNEYEAAAAMFKVLRDTPPIPETLSPEGKDFLHCCFRRNPAERPSASMLLEHQFVRISHHPEVPSFVEQLNGIKLTEKLHTQIEQLSYKLDSVHVSLER
- the LOC107853292 gene encoding mitogen-activated protein kinase kinase kinase 5 isoform X4: MHWWQSPFSSSTRTSSPSNRKVHSDDSVIVSRGGTTRGVLKSALFGTQISRKKKKPQHRGDHNVDDDWRSQCSYENSTAEGRPRPQPLPLPDLHAMLHHHPNLVQAPSVPLPSPRQGISHHKGGEETDRDRLDGFNVDVYHHNGGATREGRLLGQDTRKRTVHSVTPFSRKMPPRMLLVPERIPPDFWTSAPTSPYASPAHSQLKGGDHTTSPVFSTLPGVFQVWSAPEMPPSDAPHGLGFSYNHAFSSVDNSPLHSPRLSPQRRSRSPSGSASPLHYPLSNDHSPVARRENCAQGNVYPLPLPPLASPPVSPPTPKADITPIKGQWKKGKLIGRGTFGSVYVASNRETGALCALKEVELLPDDPKSAESIRQLEQEINVLSHLKHPNIVQYYGSEIVDDRFYIYLEYVHPGSINKFIQDHCGEMTESIVRNFTRHILCGLAYLHSKKTIHRDIKGANLLVDAYGVVKLADFGMAKHLNGHSANLSLKGSPYWMAPELLQSVMQRDNSNDLALAIDIWSLGCTIIEMLNGKPPWNEYEAAAAMFKVLRDTPPIPETLSPEGKDFLHCCFRRNPAERPSASMLLEHQFVRISHHPEVPSFVEQLNGIKLTEKLHTQIEQLSYKLDSVHVSLER